The proteins below are encoded in one region of Sphingopyxis sp. YR583:
- a CDS encoding NAD(P)H-dependent flavin oxidoreductase, translating into MQSPICTMLDIEFPLLAFSHCRDVVVAVSKAGGMGVFGAASLPPERLEEELAWIDAHIGGRPYGVDLIVPNSFAGKGEARSELPPIPAEHKAFVADLLVKHGVDEGNLALPSVGGGLGENMTDDGAARLLEVAFRHPIALIANALGVPPPLMLELGKRHNVPVAALVGTRDHALAQVHAGVDILVVAGGEAGGHCGEVATMVLVPEVAAAVEAVGATTPILAAGGIVTGRQMAAAMAMGAHGAWTGSVWLTTAEAETNPVVKDKMLAASSRDTVRSKSRTGKPSRQLRSPWTDAWEAEGAPKPLPMPLQSLVSEPALRKVDKLSEGGHEGAKALATYWVGQGVGLMNEAMGAGQVVQEFKTDWIAACERLNGFIGD; encoded by the coding sequence GTCGTTGTCGCGGTATCGAAGGCGGGGGGCATGGGCGTTTTTGGGGCGGCATCGCTGCCACCCGAGCGGCTTGAAGAAGAGCTTGCGTGGATCGACGCCCATATCGGTGGCCGCCCCTACGGCGTCGACCTGATCGTTCCCAACAGCTTTGCCGGCAAGGGCGAAGCGAGAAGCGAACTTCCCCCGATCCCCGCCGAGCATAAGGCGTTCGTCGCCGACCTGTTGGTCAAACATGGCGTCGACGAGGGGAATCTCGCGCTTCCCAGCGTCGGCGGAGGTCTCGGCGAGAATATGACGGACGATGGCGCGGCGCGCCTGCTCGAAGTCGCCTTCCGCCACCCGATCGCACTCATCGCCAACGCCCTTGGCGTGCCGCCGCCGCTGATGCTCGAACTCGGCAAGCGTCACAATGTCCCCGTCGCTGCCCTCGTCGGCACGCGCGACCATGCGCTGGCTCAGGTGCATGCGGGCGTCGACATTCTGGTCGTGGCGGGCGGCGAAGCCGGTGGTCACTGCGGCGAGGTCGCGACAATGGTGCTCGTGCCCGAAGTCGCCGCTGCGGTCGAAGCCGTGGGAGCAACCACCCCGATCCTCGCCGCGGGCGGCATCGTCACCGGGCGCCAGATGGCAGCCGCAATGGCGATGGGCGCACATGGTGCATGGACCGGATCGGTATGGCTGACCACCGCAGAGGCAGAGACCAATCCCGTCGTGAAGGACAAGATGCTCGCCGCATCGTCGCGCGACACCGTCCGGTCGAAGAGCCGCACGGGCAAGCCGTCGCGTCAGCTCCGCTCGCCATGGACCGATGCGTGGGAGGCCGAAGGTGCGCCGAAACCGCTACCGATGCCATTGCAGTCGCTGGTCAGCGAACCCGCGCTGCGCAAGGTCGATAAGTTGTCCGAGGGCGGCCATGAAGGAGCAAAAGCGCTCGCGACCTATTGGGTCGGACAGGGCGTCGGCCTGATGAACGAGGCGATGGGCGCGGGCCAGGTCGTTCAGGAGTTCAAGACCGACTGGATTGCCGCGTGCGAACGCCTCAACGGCTTTATTGGCGACTAG
- a CDS encoding peptidylprolyl isomerase, with amino-acid sequence MMSDTLTLSLSTGDVVIRLRPDLAPQHVERITGLAKDGFYDGVVFHRVIPGFMAQGGDPTGTGMGGSDLPDLPQEFSSEPHVRGVCSMARAQNPNSANSQFFICFDDARFLDNQYTVWGEVTEGMDNVDALPKGEPPREPGKIVKATVS; translated from the coding sequence ATCATGTCCGACACTCTCACCCTTTCGCTGTCGACCGGCGATGTTGTCATCCGCCTTCGCCCCGACCTGGCACCGCAGCATGTCGAGCGCATCACCGGCCTCGCGAAGGACGGCTTTTACGACGGCGTCGTGTTCCACCGCGTGATCCCGGGCTTCATGGCGCAGGGCGGCGACCCGACGGGCACCGGCATGGGGGGCAGCGATCTGCCCGACTTGCCGCAGGAGTTCAGCAGCGAGCCGCACGTCCGCGGCGTTTGCTCGATGGCGCGCGCGCAGAACCCGAACAGCGCGAACAGCCAGTTCTTCATCTGCTTCGACGACGCACGCTTCCTCGACAACCAGTACACCGTCTGGGGCGAAGTGACCGAAGGCATGGACAATGTCGACGCGCTGCCCAAGGGCGAGCCGCCGCGCGAACCCGGCAAGATCGTCAAGGCGACCGTCAGCTGA
- the mgtE gene encoding magnesium transporter yields MDKREDSLPPEDVVITDDRDREQPARETDTELDKDDRLKPEFVRDVIELAEAGESEAARERIGRLHPADIADLFELARADERPMLAAVLGDMLSADVLAEMNDYVREELIDLLAPEQVAELASELDTDDAVAIIEDMEEDEQQAVLQAMEPEDRAAIEDALSFPEESAGRLMQRDLVAVPEHVTVGDVIDRLREDTDLASDFWEIFVVDPMHKPVGTCQLSWILRTPRDIAISDVMKREQTLIPVDMDQEEVALRFQKYALISAAVVDKSGRLVGMITVDDIVHIIQEEAGEDILRLSGAGDGDINEPIRETYSARVRWLIANLGTALVASTIVGIFGGAIEHMVALAALMPIVAGVGGNAGTQTLAVTVRALAMNQLTDSNSWRAIWREMKIALLNGGTIALIAGTATALWFANPQLGMVIAAAMIVNIFVAGVAGVAIPLMLDRLDQDPAVASSIFVTMTTDSMGFLAFLGLAVLSGLTTL; encoded by the coding sequence ATGGACAAACGCGAAGATTCCCTGCCGCCCGAAGATGTCGTCATCACCGACGACCGTGACCGCGAACAACCGGCGCGCGAAACCGACACCGAGCTCGATAAGGACGACCGGCTGAAACCCGAATTCGTTCGCGACGTGATCGAATTGGCGGAAGCTGGCGAAAGCGAAGCCGCGCGCGAACGCATCGGCCGCCTGCACCCCGCCGACATCGCCGACCTTTTCGAACTCGCGCGCGCCGACGAGCGGCCGATGCTTGCGGCGGTGCTCGGCGACATGCTCTCCGCCGACGTGCTGGCGGAAATGAACGATTATGTTCGCGAGGAACTGATCGACCTTCTCGCACCCGAGCAAGTCGCCGAACTCGCGTCCGAACTCGATACCGACGACGCCGTCGCCATCATCGAGGATATGGAGGAGGACGAGCAGCAGGCGGTCCTCCAGGCGATGGAACCCGAAGATCGCGCCGCGATCGAGGACGCCCTCTCCTTCCCCGAGGAATCCGCCGGGCGCCTGATGCAGCGCGATCTGGTCGCTGTGCCCGAGCATGTGACCGTCGGCGACGTCATCGACCGGCTGCGCGAAGACACCGACCTCGCAAGCGATTTCTGGGAAATTTTCGTTGTCGACCCGATGCACAAGCCGGTCGGCACCTGCCAGCTGAGCTGGATCCTCCGCACGCCGCGCGACATCGCGATCAGCGATGTGATGAAGCGCGAACAGACGCTGATCCCGGTCGACATGGACCAGGAAGAGGTCGCGCTGCGCTTTCAGAAATATGCGCTGATTTCGGCGGCCGTCGTCGACAAGAGCGGACGGCTGGTCGGCATGATCACGGTCGACGACATCGTCCACATCATTCAGGAAGAGGCCGGCGAGGATATCCTGCGCCTCTCCGGCGCCGGCGACGGCGACATCAACGAACCGATCCGCGAAACATATAGCGCACGCGTCCGCTGGCTGATCGCCAATCTGGGCACCGCTCTCGTCGCCTCGACGATTGTAGGCATCTTCGGCGGCGCGATCGAACATATGGTCGCGCTCGCCGCGCTGATGCCGATCGTGGCGGGGGTGGGCGGCAATGCCGGGACGCAGACGCTCGCGGTTACGGTGCGTGCGCTCGCGATGAACCAGCTCACCGATTCGAACAGCTGGCGCGCGATCTGGCGCGAAATGAAGATTGCGCTGCTCAATGGCGGCACCATCGCGCTGATCGCGGGAACCGCCACGGCCTTGTGGTTCGCCAATCCGCAGCTCGGCATGGTGATCGCGGCAGCGATGATCGTGAACATCTTTGTGGCGGGCGTGGCCGGGGTAGCGATCCCGCTGATGCTCGACCGGCTCGATCAGGATCCCGCCGTCGCGAGTTCGATTTTCGTCACGATGACGACCGATTCCATGGGATTTCTCGCCTTTCTCGGCCTCGCGGTACTCAGCGGACTGACGACGCTCTGA
- a CDS encoding entericidin A/B family lipoprotein has protein sequence MTSFRAILLALMASFLVTGCNTVKGAGRDIESVGQAGSDAIN, from the coding sequence ATGACGAGTTTCCGAGCAATCCTTCTCGCCCTGATGGCAAGCTTTCTGGTCACTGGTTGCAACACGGTGAAGGGTGCTGGCCGCGACATCGAGTCGGTCGGTCAGGCAGGCAGCGACGCCATCAACTGA
- the tatC gene encoding twin-arginine translocase subunit TatC, which yields MSGEAPVSADEDGAGGKMPLLDHLIELRSRLLKSLLAIGLAFGVCLYYAKPIFGILVQPLVRAGQGKLIYTQLFEAFFVEIKVALFAAMMIAFPVIANQLWKFVAPGLFKQEKRALLPFLIATPVLFAIGASFAYFITIPIALKFLLGYQGNVGGITQEALPSVGNYLSFTMQFIMAFGIAFLLPILLMLIERSGLVTREQLVSARRYMIVAAFAIAAVFTPPDILSQLLLAVPLVFLYEMSLLAIWFTQRRRKTGAEAAPVEPLEEA from the coding sequence ATGAGCGGCGAAGCTCCAGTCTCGGCAGATGAGGATGGCGCCGGTGGCAAGATGCCGCTTCTCGACCATTTGATCGAACTGCGCTCGCGCCTGCTGAAATCCTTGCTGGCGATCGGCCTCGCCTTTGGCGTGTGCCTCTATTACGCCAAACCGATTTTCGGGATACTGGTGCAGCCGCTCGTCCGCGCGGGGCAGGGTAAGTTGATCTATACCCAGTTGTTCGAGGCCTTTTTCGTCGAGATCAAGGTAGCGCTGTTTGCGGCGATGATGATCGCCTTTCCTGTAATCGCCAACCAGCTCTGGAAATTCGTCGCGCCCGGTCTGTTCAAGCAGGAAAAGCGCGCATTGCTGCCGTTCCTGATCGCAACGCCCGTGCTGTTCGCGATCGGCGCCAGCTTTGCCTATTTCATCACCATCCCGATCGCGCTTAAATTCCTGCTCGGTTATCAGGGCAATGTCGGCGGTATCACGCAGGAAGCGCTGCCGTCGGTTGGCAATTATCTAAGCTTCACGATGCAGTTCATCATGGCGTTCGGCATCGCTTTCCTGCTGCCGATCCTGCTGATGCTGATCGAGCGTTCGGGGCTGGTGACACGCGAGCAGCTCGTCTCGGCGCGTCGTTACATGATCGTCGCGGCGTTCGCGATCGCTGCGGTTTTTACGCCGCCCGATATCCTGAGCCAGCTTCTGCTCGCGGTGCCTTTGGTGTTTCTGTACGAAATGTCGCTGCTCGCGATCTGGTTTACCCAGCGCCGACGCAAAACAGGCGCCGAAGCGGCGCCTGTCGAGCCTCTCGAAGAGGCTTAG
- the tatB gene encoding Sec-independent protein translocase protein TatB, whose amino-acid sequence MFDVAPTELLLVVVVALVVIGPKDLPKAMRFVGKWMGKARGMARHFRSGLDTMMREAELEELEKQWREQNEAIMREFPRIDDVNASPATPANKTRAEATDAEAATETAIDEAAAANPPETHSVPPKDGPLP is encoded by the coding sequence ATGTTCGATGTTGCGCCCACCGAGTTGCTGCTCGTCGTGGTGGTGGCCTTGGTGGTTATCGGCCCGAAGGATTTGCCCAAAGCGATGCGCTTTGTCGGCAAATGGATGGGAAAGGCGCGCGGTATGGCGCGGCATTTCCGGTCGGGGCTCGATACGATGATGCGCGAAGCCGAACTCGAGGAACTCGAAAAGCAGTGGCGTGAACAGAATGAGGCGATCATGCGGGAGTTTCCGCGGATCGACGATGTGAACGCATCGCCGGCAACGCCTGCGAACAAAACGCGGGCCGAAGCCACCGATGCGGAGGCTGCGACAGAAACCGCAATCGATGAGGCTGCGGCCGCCAATCCACCGGAAACGCATAGCGTGCCGCCAAAGGATGGCCCCCTGCCATGA
- a CDS encoding twin-arginine translocase TatA/TatE family subunit — protein MGSFSIWHWLVVGILVLLLFGKGRFSDMMGDVAKGIKSFKKGMADDDAPTPAPKQIEGQRAPDAAPMSTPTAEHDKL, from the coding sequence ATGGGTAGCTTCAGCATCTGGCACTGGCTCGTGGTCGGGATTCTTGTCCTGCTGCTGTTCGGCAAGGGCCGTTTTTCCGATATGATGGGCGATGTCGCCAAGGGCATCAAAAGCTTCAAGAAGGGCATGGCCGACGATGACGCGCCTACGCCTGCACCGAAGCAGATCGAAGGCCAGCGCGCACCGGACGCCGCGCCGATGTCGACCCCGACCGCCGAGCACGACAAGCTCTGA
- the scpB gene encoding SMC-Scp complex subunit ScpB, with amino-acid sequence MIDDLERAIEAMLFASDQPLDARQVAGRMGDEMTPGEVRAIIQTIAARHAGSGIELVERGGNWHFQTPADLAHLLRRERDDPRKLSRAAAEVLAIVAYHEPVSRAEIEAIRGVQTSKGTLDVLMEAEWIAPAGRREVPGRPLIYKTTDAFLQHFGLTSRKDLPGIEDLRAAGLLDPVDLAFDEAMGELDLVKDGEEA; translated from the coding sequence ATGATCGACGATCTGGAACGCGCGATAGAGGCGATGCTGTTCGCGAGCGATCAGCCGCTCGATGCGCGGCAGGTCGCCGGGCGTATGGGCGACGAGATGACCCCGGGCGAGGTTCGGGCGATCATCCAGACGATCGCGGCACGTCATGCCGGAAGCGGGATCGAACTCGTCGAGCGCGGCGGGAACTGGCATTTCCAGACGCCCGCCGATCTGGCGCATCTGCTTCGCCGCGAGCGCGACGATCCACGCAAACTGTCGCGCGCCGCTGCCGAGGTTCTCGCGATCGTCGCTTATCACGAACCCGTCAGCCGCGCCGAGATCGAGGCGATCCGCGGGGTTCAGACGTCAAAGGGCACGCTCGACGTGCTGATGGAAGCCGAATGGATCGCGCCCGCCGGACGCCGCGAGGTTCCCGGGCGCCCGCTGATCTACAAGACGACCGACGCGTTCCTGCAACATTTCGGCCTCACGAGCCGCAAGGACCTGCCGGGAATCGAAGATTTGCGTGCGGCGGGCCTGCTCGACCCGGTCGATCTCGCTTTCGACGAAGCGATGGGCGAACTGGACCTAGTAAAAGACGGCGAAGAGGCCTAG
- a CDS encoding segregation and condensation protein A, producing MEELPLDFEIVPAAPEREDALQLSFESWEGPLDLLLTLARGQKVDLKQISILALVEQYLTFIAEARELKLEVAADYLVMAAWLAYLKSALLLPKDPLEDPSPDELALRLQLRLQRLAAMRDAAARLLARDRVGRDVFLREKPEGLRDIKVRRWDASLYDLLSAYGQVKLRSEPVVHMVSRRPVVTLDAALHHLQRLLGVKLDWAELSDFLPADYDGPLRRSAIASSFVAALELARQGRVDLRQDGAFEPLYLKAAQA from the coding sequence ATGGAGGAACTGCCGCTCGATTTCGAGATCGTACCGGCAGCACCCGAGCGTGAGGATGCGCTCCAGCTTTCGTTTGAAAGCTGGGAAGGGCCGCTCGATCTGCTGCTGACGCTCGCGCGCGGCCAAAAGGTCGACCTCAAACAGATTTCGATCCTCGCGCTCGTCGAGCAATATCTGACCTTCATCGCGGAGGCGCGCGAGCTGAAGCTCGAGGTTGCGGCCGATTATCTGGTGATGGCGGCGTGGCTAGCCTATCTCAAATCGGCGCTGCTGCTGCCCAAGGATCCGCTGGAAGATCCGTCGCCCGACGAGCTCGCGTTGCGGCTGCAACTTCGGCTGCAACGGCTCGCGGCGATGCGCGATGCGGCGGCGCGGCTGCTGGCGCGCGACCGCGTCGGGCGCGACGTCTTCCTGCGCGAAAAACCCGAGGGGCTGCGAGACATTAAGGTCCGGCGCTGGGACGCCAGCCTCTACGACCTTCTTTCGGCCTATGGGCAGGTCAAGCTGCGCTCCGAACCCGTCGTGCATATGGTTTCGCGGCGGCCGGTCGTCACGCTCGATGCGGCACTCCATCATCTCCAGCGCCTGCTCGGGGTGAAACTCGACTGGGCCGAACTCTCGGATTTTCTGCCTGCGGATTATGACGGGCCGCTTCGCCGCTCGGCGATCGCGTCGAGCTTCGTCGCCGCGCTCGAACTCGCGCGGCAGGGCCGCGTCGATCTCAGGCAGGACGGCGCGTTCGAACCCCTCTATCTGAAGGCCGCACAAGCATGA
- the nagZ gene encoding beta-N-acetylhexosaminidase → MIPAIFGLSGLTLTDDERAFFRDSDPAGYILFGRNIENREQLRRLTDELRDLDGRANLPILIDQEGGRVARMRSPEWPLFPSGAAFDALYERAPASAIEAARLNAMALAAMLSEVGITVDCLPLLDVRQPGASDVIGDRALGSEPMRVAALGRAILGGLQAGGVVGIVKHIPGHGRALLDTHEALPTVTAPDRDLQTDLAPFAALRDAAMAMTCHVIFEAWDPDRPATLSPVVIDSVIRQRIGFHGLLMTDDLDMKALSGDVPSRAADAIAAGCDIALNCWAKMDDMIGIANALDPISTVSRARLEGAMDRISGDSDGREFATLVDQRDALLATA, encoded by the coding sequence ATGATACCGGCAATTTTCGGCCTGTCGGGCCTGACCCTCACCGACGATGAGCGCGCTTTCTTTCGCGACAGCGACCCTGCGGGATATATCCTGTTCGGGCGCAATATCGAAAATCGCGAGCAATTGCGGCGCCTGACCGACGAGCTGCGCGATCTCGATGGACGGGCGAATCTGCCGATCCTGATCGATCAGGAGGGCGGCCGTGTGGCGCGCATGCGATCGCCCGAATGGCCGCTTTTCCCAAGCGGCGCTGCATTCGATGCGCTCTATGAGCGCGCGCCGGCGAGCGCGATCGAGGCGGCGCGGCTCAACGCGATGGCGCTTGCGGCCATGTTGTCGGAGGTCGGAATAACGGTGGACTGCCTGCCGCTGCTCGACGTCCGCCAACCCGGCGCCAGCGATGTGATCGGCGATCGCGCGCTCGGCAGCGAGCCGATGCGCGTCGCCGCGCTCGGCCGCGCGATCCTCGGCGGATTGCAGGCCGGCGGCGTCGTCGGGATCGTCAAGCATATTCCCGGCCACGGTCGGGCGCTGCTCGATACGCACGAAGCCCTGCCGACCGTCACCGCGCCCGACCGTGATCTGCAGACAGACCTCGCGCCTTTTGCCGCGCTGCGCGACGCGGCGATGGCGATGACCTGCCATGTCATTTTTGAAGCATGGGATCCCGACCGGCCCGCAACGCTGTCGCCCGTCGTCATCGACAGCGTCATTCGCCAGCGGATCGGCTTTCACGGCCTGCTGATGACCGACGATCTCGACATGAAGGCGCTATCGGGCGACGTGCCCTCGCGCGCCGCCGACGCGATCGCTGCGGGCTGCGACATTGCGCTCAATTGCTGGGCGAAGATGGATGATATGATCGGGATCGCGAACGCGCTCGACCCGATCAGCACGGTGTCCCGCGCACGTCTTGAGGGCGCGATGGACCGGATTTCGGGTGACAGCGACGGCCGCGAATTCGCAACGCTGGTCGATCAGCGCGACGCGCTGCTGGCAACGGCCTGA
- a CDS encoding SPOR domain-containing protein codes for MAGDKNAEQGDAGLGLDDEDRLPWLEAADGFEEDGEVSPARLLVMVLGGLLLIGAVLGGLWWIQNGGARGNGELIAAQQGDYKVAPKTDGAKTFEGEGDASFSASEGAEPAGKVDPTRMPEEPAVTPAEREAAAKKAAADKAAATQAAVAKTAPVDKAKTAAAPAKTAEAPAKAAPASGGAMIQLGAFSSDAAAAKAWTNLSKRFAYLAELNKSVSPAKVGDSTVYRLRVAAGTAANAANLCGKLRVAGENCVVVR; via the coding sequence ATGGCCGGGGACAAGAATGCGGAACAGGGCGATGCGGGCCTCGGGCTCGACGACGAAGATCGTCTGCCCTGGCTCGAGGCGGCCGACGGGTTCGAGGAAGACGGCGAAGTCTCGCCCGCACGGCTGCTTGTAATGGTGCTGGGCGGTTTGCTTTTGATTGGTGCGGTTCTGGGCGGCCTGTGGTGGATCCAGAACGGCGGCGCGCGCGGTAATGGCGAACTGATCGCGGCGCAGCAGGGCGACTATAAGGTCGCGCCCAAGACCGACGGTGCCAAGACGTTCGAAGGCGAGGGCGATGCCAGCTTCTCGGCCAGCGAAGGCGCCGAGCCCGCAGGCAAGGTCGACCCGACGCGCATGCCCGAGGAGCCGGCGGTGACGCCCGCCGAACGCGAAGCCGCCGCAAAGAAGGCGGCGGCCGACAAGGCTGCTGCAACGCAGGCTGCGGTTGCCAAGACGGCGCCGGTCGACAAGGCCAAAACGGCCGCCGCACCGGCAAAGACCGCGGAGGCCCCGGCCAAGGCCGCTCCGGCATCGGGGGGCGCAATGATCCAGCTGGGCGCGTTCAGCAGCGATGCGGCGGCGGCCAAGGCGTGGACGAACCTGTCGAAACGCTTCGCGTATCTCGCTGAACTCAACAAGTCGGTGTCGCCGGCAAAAGTCGGCGACAGCACGGTCTATCGCCTCCGCGTGGCAGCGGGAACGGCGGCTAATGCCGCGAATTTGTGCGGGAAATTGCGCGTTGCGGGTGAAAATTGCGTCGTCGTTCGCTGA
- the argS gene encoding arginine--tRNA ligase, whose protein sequence is MTLFSRFSDHIGTALDALVARDALPAGLDRSAISVEPPRDPSHGDVATNAAMVLAKPAGMNPRALADLLVAELGALDEVTEASVAGPGFINLRVASDSWRDELALIFSEGGDYGRSTMGQGRRVNVEYVSANPTGPMHVGHCRGAVVGDALAALLEYAGHEVIREYYVNDAGAQVDVLARSVHMRYREALGEDIGAIPEGLYPGDYLMPVGDKLATEYGDRFVGAPESAWLGLFRAEAVSAMMDMIRADLGKLGIHHDLFSSEAELQAEGKPAAAEKWLRDHDLVYDGQLEAPKGETPEDWEPVELPLFRSTQFGDDQDRPIKKSDGSWTYFGADLAYHFQKSQNADELIDIWGADHAGTVKRIKAAVAALTGGKTRFDVKLVQMVRLLKNGEPFKMSKRAGNFVTLADVVDEVGKDAVRFTMLTRKADAQMDFDFAKVVEASRDNPVWYLQYANARIARLRKKAADAGIDLPAPAPARLNEHELRLIKLLAQFPRTVEAAASAREPHRIAFYLADVAAAFHAWYNLGNDDPGLRIVLDNDPELTATRLYLADGIGQVIRNGLSLMGVEAIEEMN, encoded by the coding sequence GTGACCCTGTTCAGCCGTTTTTCCGACCATATCGGCACCGCGCTCGATGCGCTTGTCGCTCGCGATGCCTTGCCTGCTGGGCTCGACCGCTCAGCCATCAGCGTCGAGCCGCCGCGCGATCCCTCGCATGGGGATGTCGCGACCAATGCCGCGATGGTGCTCGCGAAGCCTGCGGGCATGAACCCGCGCGCGCTCGCCGACCTGCTCGTTGCCGAACTCGGCGCGCTCGACGAAGTGACCGAGGCGAGCGTTGCCGGCCCCGGTTTCATCAACCTGCGCGTTGCCAGCGACAGTTGGCGCGACGAACTCGCGCTGATCTTCAGCGAGGGTGGCGATTATGGCCGTTCGACGATGGGGCAGGGGCGGCGCGTCAATGTCGAATATGTCTCGGCGAACCCGACTGGCCCAATGCATGTCGGCCACTGCCGCGGCGCGGTCGTCGGCGATGCGCTCGCGGCACTGCTCGAATATGCGGGGCACGAGGTGATCCGCGAATATTATGTCAACGATGCTGGCGCGCAGGTCGATGTCCTCGCGCGGTCGGTGCATATGCGCTACCGCGAGGCACTTGGCGAAGACATTGGTGCGATCCCCGAGGGGCTTTATCCCGGCGACTATCTGATGCCCGTCGGCGACAAGCTGGCAACCGAATATGGCGACCGCTTCGTCGGCGCACCCGAAAGCGCATGGCTCGGCCTGTTCCGTGCCGAGGCGGTCAGCGCGATGATGGACATGATCCGCGCCGATCTCGGCAAGCTTGGCATCCATCACGACCTCTTCTCGTCGGAAGCCGAATTGCAGGCGGAAGGTAAACCCGCCGCGGCCGAGAAATGGCTGCGCGATCACGATCTTGTCTATGATGGCCAGCTCGAAGCGCCGAAGGGCGAGACGCCCGAAGATTGGGAGCCGGTCGAACTGCCGCTGTTCCGTTCGACGCAATTCGGCGACGATCAGGACCGTCCGATCAAGAAGTCGGATGGCAGCTGGACCTATTTCGGTGCCGACCTCGCCTATCATTTCCAGAAGAGCCAGAATGCCGACGAACTGATCGACATCTGGGGTGCCGACCACGCCGGAACGGTCAAGCGGATCAAGGCTGCTGTTGCTGCGCTCACGGGCGGCAAGACGCGTTTCGATGTCAAACTGGTGCAGATGGTGCGGCTGCTCAAAAATGGTGAGCCGTTCAAAATGTCGAAGCGTGCGGGCAATTTCGTGACGCTTGCCGATGTCGTCGACGAAGTCGGCAAGGATGCCGTCCGTTTCACGATGCTGACGCGCAAAGCCGACGCGCAGATGGATTTCGACTTCGCAAAGGTGGTCGAGGCTTCGCGGGACAACCCCGTCTGGTATCTGCAATATGCCAATGCCCGTATCGCGCGGTTGCGCAAAAAGGCCGCCGATGCGGGGATCGACCTGCCGGCACCCGCGCCGGCGCGCCTGAACGAGCATGAATTGCGGCTGATCAAGCTGCTTGCCCAGTTTCCGCGCACCGTAGAGGCGGCGGCATCGGCACGCGAACCGCATCGGATCGCTTTCTACCTCGCCGACGTCGCGGCCGCCTTCCATGCCTGGTATAACCTCGGCAACGACGACCCCGGTCTTCGGATCGTTCTCGACAATGACCCCGAATTGACCGCGACGCGGCTTTATTTGGCCGACGGAATCGGGCAGGTTATCCGCAACGGGCTGTCCCTGATGGGGGTCGAGGCGATCGAGGAGATGAACTGA
- the ispH gene encoding 4-hydroxy-3-methylbut-2-enyl diphosphate reductase, with the protein MTPARGSEAAELRVLIAAPRGFCAGVDRAIRIVELALLKYGAPVYVRHEIVHNRYVVDSLKAKGAIFVESLDQVPDGVPVVFSAHGVPKAVPAKAEMRGLDYIDATCPLVSKVHRQAERAHEVGRHIVFVGHAGHPEVIGTLGQLPEGAMTLVESVDDVAALAPTDPEKLSFLTQTTLSVDDTRDIIAALQHRFPAITGPRGEDICYATSNRQDAVKAIAGECDRMIVIGAPNSSNSLRLVEVAERLGTPAHLVQRGTDIDPAWLDDIGTLGITAGASAPETLVREVIDAVASVRPIVEDVVITAEENMVFKLPRGLEPA; encoded by the coding sequence ATGACGCCCGCGCGAGGCAGCGAAGCGGCAGAACTCAGGGTTTTGATCGCGGCGCCGCGCGGTTTTTGCGCCGGCGTCGATCGCGCGATCCGCATCGTCGAGCTCGCGCTGCTGAAATATGGCGCGCCGGTCTATGTCCGCCACGAGATCGTCCATAACCGCTATGTCGTGGACTCGTTGAAGGCCAAGGGCGCGATTTTTGTCGAATCGCTCGATCAGGTTCCCGATGGCGTGCCCGTCGTATTCAGCGCGCACGGTGTACCCAAGGCGGTCCCGGCCAAGGCCGAAATGCGCGGGCTCGATTATATCGACGCCACCTGCCCGCTGGTGTCGAAAGTGCATCGGCAGGCCGAGCGCGCGCACGAGGTCGGGCGCCACATCGTTTTTGTCGGACACGCCGGCCATCCCGAAGTCATCGGGACGCTGGGGCAGCTTCCCGAAGGCGCGATGACGCTGGTCGAATCGGTCGACGACGTCGCCGCGCTGGCGCCCACCGATCCCGAAAAATTGTCCTTCCTGACGCAGACGACGCTGTCGGTCGACGATACGCGCGATATCATCGCCGCACTTCAGCATCGGTTCCCGGCGATCACCGGGCCGCGCGGCGAAGACATCTGCTATGCGACGTCGAACCGGCAGGACGCCGTCAAGGCGATCGCCGGGGAATGCGATCGCATGATCGTGATCGGCGCGCCGAACAGCTCGAACAGCCTGCGCCTTGTCGAGGTTGCCGAACGGCTCGGAACACCCGCGCACCTGGTCCAGCGCGGTACGGACATCGATCCGGCCTGGCTCGACGATATCGGGACGCTCGGGATCACCGCCGGTGCGAGTGCGCCGGAGACATTGGTCCGCGAAGTCATCGACGCCGTCGCTTCGGTTCGCCCCATCGTCGAAGACGTCGTGATCACCGCCGAAGAGAATATGGTCTTCAAGCTGCCGCGCGGGCTCGAACCCGCCTGA